The Salvia miltiorrhiza cultivar Shanhuang (shh) chromosome 2, IMPLAD_Smil_shh, whole genome shotgun sequence DNA window AGGAGTTGATGAGGATAAAATATGCATTCCTTATTTCTTCAAACGATAACAGCTGAAACGGGCCTGATTTCGGTCGAGCATGGTTGATTTGGTCAATACAGGGTTGACTCAACCCTGAGTGTAGTAATCAACCCGGAGCAGGCCTATTCAGCCTGTAATTAGCCCTGAAATATGGAGATCACCTTATTCCTACCAGGATATGGAGAAGATTCCAATGCAAGAAGGATTCGCGCCTATGATCACGACAACATTTTGTGGATAAGTATGAAGGAACCTAGTTTGAGTAGAATTCGATTATAAAGTCAGTTTCCTATTAGGATTCTTAATAGTTTGCCTATAAATAAAGATGTATCTTCTCATTGTTAGATCACCTAGATTTCTGTTATAACTGTTATTTTTGGACGCAacagttagttatgatcttacaagtTCCAAATCATACAACctcacaagtcaactttgaattttaaagcttcagatagtgatgttaaaaaaaattgacgcataaaaACTTAAACAACTTGTACAAAATGTAAACAACTTGaattttaaggtctagacgagatgatactcatTTAGATGATGATATAATCTTATGGAGtttagatgagatgatgctcaaatgaCAAATAAGGTCTTAACTTGAATCTTACTTGTCAATTTAAACAACTtgtacaaaattaattaaaatattgtcTACATACAATTGACAACAAATGTGATACATCAATCCCTccatcaaattcaattttttttaaaaaaaacttcaaTCTTACATTGATCTCTTTTAAAATGTtactattaaataaaaacttatataaaaagacatatttattattctaacaaaaagttaacatttaatttaattgagaaATATGGTTGAGATTAATACAACTTGAATTATATTACTTCaacttaaataaatttaaaaataatttataaataagtaattacattatacataaataatattatataatttaaataactatttaaaataattctcTGTGGATATTCAACAAGTTACACACTAGTTACTTTCAAAATAAATTGtaaaatcaagaaaaacaaTCTTTACTGATTGAGGTGGTCTcttgtacacccgggtgtactgTACACCCAGATTGTACCCGACCCGAATCCTGACCCAACTGAACTATCTTGACccatttttttcttgaaatgacactaacactaacactagcacgaaatgacactaacacgatcttggaatgacactaatactatattgttttacaaataacactatttcaaaaataacactaacattattttgttttacaaatgacattatttgaaaaatgacaataacactacatgtaaatgacactaacaatATATTAAAATGACACGAACACTACATGttaatgacactaacacttgataTTCGGGTAGAATAGTCCAGTTGAATTAGATCCGGGTGAGGATTCGGGTCGGGTACGGTCCGGGTGTACATGAGATTTTGTATTACTAATTTGAGTTTCTTTTGGAAATATATAACCCAAACAATAtgtaatactccatccgtccacaaagactgtgtggtggagtggagggcacaaattttaataaaagaagTTGGGGTTAATTGCATAAAATGTCACCAAACTATGCTATTTGTATCAAATTTGTCACTAaactttaatttgtttcaaattaaatactaaactTGTATTTTGTATCATCTAAgtgtttaaattcaagtttccAAATAAACTTATTCCATGTGGCTATTAAAAGCCACGTAGTCATCTCCATGTAagtcaattaattaaaagatttgccatatcattttttttatatataaaatagagtaaataaaagaaaaataaaaaattggggaCAAGTTGAGAATAAATCCTCAGATCGAAAGGTGTAAACAACTGAGAGTACTTATGAAAAGCCAACTAAACTACTATTGATTGGTCCAACGTGAAATTATGTCAATTCCTATCAATTAAAATATGCATACTAGAGAGAACTCATTGTTTTGGATGCATTTACTGAACTAATAGGAATTTGACATTAAACTGTCATGAAAATACTTGACTTTCGTAGACATGCGCAGGCAGATCGCAAAACTATGTTAGAAAAACTACATGCTTTGAGAAAATTATATGCCTCTTCTAGTTGTTTCAATATCTCATTGTTGTACCTTTAATCTATTTTTGGTGAAGAAACTCATTGTTCTACTCATAAATGGCATCTGTTTAAATAAATGCTAAAGATAGAGTTCAAGTTTGCAAAGGCACAACATGTGTTTGATGAAATGTCAGAATGAAAGTTCAAGATCGTGAGAGCTCAAATGTGAGTCTCACAACCTAGCCACATGAAGTTTCTTTTAGCTCCTCCCtgaaatttcactttttttttctttcgtttttttttttttcggtttttaatttacaactGATTAAAGAATTGTAGTAACACGAGTAATGTTTATTTACAGATGCAGATTAAAGTAATATCAGCAATATTTAACCCATTTTCTATAGTATATTTCAAAGTCTTACATTTGTCATTGATCACCTCAATGAATTCAATGAATTTCAAAGGCTTCTGTAGTTACATCTTGTAACTGTTGTCAATGAATGCAATTCTTTTTAAGTTTTAGTATGCTCTTTGCAGGAATTGAAAAATGTTATTTCTCTATATCCTTGGACCAACGACTAGCTGCAGAACAGGATTTGTGATTATGCACCTTCAGCAACTCCTCAAAAGGCTGAACAAACTAACACAGGTAGATTAACTTGCTCTCAGCATACTAATTTCTTTTACATTtggctaagaaagaggaagcaAAGCTTTGGCATGTAAAATACTAATCAACTAAAAGAAATAATAGAACATTTTTGCTGCATATCAATTCAACAATATAGAGCTTTATAATCTTATTCAAATCAAATACATGAATCAAAtgataaacaaattaaaaaactaaAGCTGGAGAATAACTTTTAAAGAAGTTAAAGAATATTTCAATGTGCAAAATCTTAACTTTGTTTTCACCATCAAATCCTCAAACTGACATAACACATAGagtcaaagaaaataaaataaaaaatctaaactAAGTTACTAAATTCATGACATTAAACATGTACTACCAACTCCATTATTTAAAGCTAGCATCTCCATAATTATGACCAGGTGGCACACATATCTTTCTCTTTCTAGCACTAGAATCCTCATGATTTGGTCTCCGTCCTCTTTCCACATTTTGAACTTGATTCATAAAGTTTGCTCCATCTTGCTCAGTTGTTCGAGATACAGGTACAGGCGAATCTTCTATGTTATTAATGCTTTTACAATTCATTGGAATTGTAGCATTTTCTAGGCTTGAAGTTAACATCTGCTAAGTATGAATAAGATTATATGATATTCAATATGCTAATAGAAAacaaaacaatatatatatatatatatatatatatatatatatatatatatatatatggttaaccTGAGAAAATGTTTCATCTGATGGAATCATATGATTCTCACGTGAATCAGTAACCTGAAATTGGTTTGATGGCATGCTCTCATTTGCACTAGAAATATTAGGGTACCTGGTTGTACCCtaagataaaaaagaaaaaaaagaacaagaaaagtTGAACATCAAAATGGGAAAGTAAGATAACAAAATTAAGTTATAAGTTCTCAAGTTTTGAACTTACGTCAGGCATCCACTGCATTGTATGTGGCATGGAAATAGAGTGTAACCCACCACTTTGTCCAACACTTTTATTCCTTCTCACCtacagataaaaaaaatataagaaatattttttttgagataaaGAAGGATCTAAAATACTTAAAACAAACTTACTGGTAATTTTTTTGGTATTGGTTGAGTAGCATCACTCCCTTGTTTCCCATGATATCTTTTATTATGCTCTGTCGACCCACATATTGAACAATGCATAACAGTACCCTTCTTAGAGACCTTTCCACTAACGATTCCGTTCTTGGTTCCATTTGAACCCTCACCAGGTTCCTTCTTTCGCATTATTTGTCTTCTACctttttttggctttggaaCCTCATTTGGTATGATAGGAGGCATAATGCTTTTAGGCCACATATCTTTTCCATTAGTAGGATTTATCAAATGACTATAAGTCTTCAAGTATGTAGACACTTTATAGCAATTATCAATGTAGTCACAAGGGTTATCATTGTTGTAATACATAGCTGAAATTGCATGACAACATGGTATTCCTGTCAAATCCCACCTCCGACAACTACATGTCTTACCTCGTTTATCAACAACAAACTGCTCATCATGTCCAGTCACTTGGTATTTTTCTCCACCTGACCATTCAGTCTTATAAAACCAACTCAACTGTTTGTTCTTCTCTAACTTCTTCAAAATCTTTGGACAATAAACAGTTTAACATTTCTTCATCATATCTCTTTTTGTATGGATTCTTTTCATTAGCTTTGTTCGAATCATCTCACACATAGTAACCAACCCCTTAGTTCTAGCATCCAAAATCAAGCTATTAAATGATTCAcacaaattatttaataacatATCACATCTGGtgttagtaaaaaaatgtgACCTTGTCCAGTGATTAGGagatatattatttaaatattgataTGCCTCATTGTTCAACCTTGCTAGCTTGTCCATTTGTTTCTTGAAAGCATCTGGGTGACTGGCTCTTGCTGAACTCCATAGTAGATCTTTCACTTCTTTCCCTTGAAATCTTAACTTAAAGTTGGCCAAGATGTGTCGCACACAAAATCTGTGCTCACAATAAGGAAATAGTTGCTCGATTGCAGGTAACAGGCCCTATATTAAAACATGACATATTTAAGGAATTATAAgttgataaataaataacaaataaatttatatgaaattCTTTAATGAATGTTAAATAATATAAGCAATTTTTTTGTACCTTTTGTCGATCACTCATGAAAGAACAAGGATTTCTCTCGTCTATCTCAGGATCTTCTGCCAAGATATCTAAAAACCACATCCAATTTTCTTTGTTCTCTCTTTGAATGGCAGCATAAGCTATTGGGTAAATACAATCATTTGCATCTATCCCAACTGCTGTCAACAATTGGCCACCATATATGCCTTTGAGAAAGCATCCATCCACCGAGATTAGTCGTCTGCATCCTTCTTTGAATCCAACTTTTAGTGCAGCCAAGCAAATATAAATTCCTTGATAAACTCCATTATCTAATTTAAATTTCACAGTCGATCCAGGATTACTCCGCAAAATCTCTAACATGTAATCATGTAACAGAGCAATTTGCTGCTTTTCATCACCATCTATCATCTTCACAGCGATATCCTTAGCCCTCCATGCAACTAGCCGGGAAATATCAACTTTTTGATTCTTCTTAACTGCTTGAATTATCCCATTTATTGACCATGTTGGATTAGCCCTAAAATTATCCATGTAGTTATTTGCAATCCAAATTGCATTTACATGTCTAATATGATGTGTCCTTGCGCAATCATGCTGTAAGATTTCAGATTTGATTTGCACTGTATTCTTATCATTTGACATCAAAGAAGCCCAAATGTAAAAAGGGCATCCTGCTCTCTTGCAATATGCTTTGCATCTCAGTTTGTTATTAGGATAAAACTTAATCTCCACTCTCTGCCTAATTGCATTTTCCTTTGCAGCTCTCTTAAACTGTTTAAAATTCTGAAACTTCATTCCAATCTCCAATTCTTGAATCTCTATATCTGTTCGTTCATTGAATTCAACATATCTAGGTTTTCTAGATATTATATGCTCTTCATCACTCTCAGAACAAGATAATAAAACATCAGAATCACCATTACTACCATCAAAGTCAGCTTCTCCATCAACATTTGTTGTCGCTTTAGCTATAATCATTTCATTCTCATTCGCAAAAACATTATCAGAATCATCATCTTCATTATCTTGTAGGTCATAGTCTGAGTCAATAAAGTCACCATCTTCGTTGTCACTTCTTTCGGTATCATATGTCTTTTTTGCAACATCTGTCATATTTTGAACTTCTATGCCTGTGTATTCATAAATTTCATCTCTAATGTACACATGCATAATTCTAGAAGCATCAACAAACATAGACATCTCAATGGCATCTGTATCACTTTTCAAAGATCTTAACCCATCACTTAACATCTTTCCTGGATGCAACCAAAAGAATGACTTACAATCCACTGCTTGAATTCCTATTTCTTCAGCCATGCTTTTTACCTCAAGCATTGATATCTTATCACTACTACAATAATCAACATGCCCAATCTTCCTCTCCTTAAAATCATTTGAAGCATTTTTTTCAAATTGATACATGTGTATACTGAAGTATTCAGATTCATTCCCTTGAACACAacaaaattcaatttcaaattacgTATTCACAACAATGAAGAAGctttattaaataattgatgtcttattttgaaattaaaattaccaTATTCAGGTCTGGTATCTCGCGGAAGCCTCAATCTCCAATCCATTGCCATAATTctgcatgaaaaaaaaaagaattagaaTATATCACCTATATTATCTTCTCAATAAACAATTCATCAAGTATTGTATTAAGagattttaagttttttttttttataaaagtgtGATAATCAAATGATACTCATCTTGATGTCAGCGTACAATCAACAAGCCCAAAAATAAGACAAACTTgataattattaaaacaataCTATTGTAGACTCTAAAGTATGAAAACATTAATATGAAGTATAAGGAAGAAATATTATAGcgaaagaaaagagagaaataaaCCTTGCGATCACAAGCACAGAAGAGAAGACAATTTAGCAAAAGAAAACTTCTGATATTTGGGAGAAGAAATTCGCTCTTGTTTCCACAACGTTAATCTGCTGTAGTGTGCTGTAGGAGCAGGAGTAGGAGTAGGAGTAAGAGTTTAAGTTTACGTAGGTTGAGATTaggttttcttttatttactctattttatataaaaaaaatgatatggcaaatcttttaattaattgactTACATGGAGATGACTACGTGGCTTTTAATAGCCACATGGAATAAGTTTATTTggaaacttgaatttaaacacTTAAATGATACAAAATACAagtttagtatttaatttgaaacaaattaaagttTAGTGACAAATTTGATACAAATAGCATAGTTTGGTGACAttttatgcaattaacccaaagaaattgaaagatttgattttagtgttaaagaGTAATATTGGGTCcactaaaatataaaagtaaataatgaatattttgtaaatattgagtgtgaataaaGTTTATAGTACAAATAaaatttctaaaaaatgaaaacacaCTATCTTTGTGCACGGACTAAAATAGTACTTCATAAACACGTATGTGGTGGAGtacaaaatatttttgaagtgATAAAACAAGCCAAAATACATTCAGCTAAAGGGGGAAATACATAAGTTTCCCATAGACGGAGAATCAGTTCACAATCTCTTCGAAGATCTGAGTTTTGGAGATTCAATTTCACAAATCCCTTCAAGATCTCGCTCTCATGGCTCCCGCCGCTCCCAAGTCCGGTGATGTGATTTTCGCCAGTGTAGATCGCGTTGTAAGTGTTCTCTCCCCAGAAAATCAACGCTGTTTtcctttttccattttctccTGAATTCTTCAGTTTATTCAATATGATTGTTCTTTGTTCTGTTTCATGTATCACGGTTGATTGCGGGACTCTATTTGGTAGAACGCGGAGCTTTTTACTCTGACATACGGTGCTATCGTGCGCCAGCTGATTACCGATCTGGAGGAAGTGGAGGAGGTTAACAAGCAGCTCGATCAAATGTAAatgatttctctctctctttctctctacatTTTTTACTTCTTTCAGAATAGCTCTTTATACAATTGATGATTTTGCGTTAGTCTTCTTTTTCTCTTGATATTGTTTTTGCTTTTGAAGTTATCTTGGGTTACAGTTGAGTTTTTCATTACTTGAATTTTTCCATCTCAGGGGTTATAATATCGGGGTCCGTCTGGTTGATGAATTTCTTGCCAAATCAAGCGTGTCAAGGTGTGTCGATTTCAGGGAAACAGCTGAAGTCATTGCCAAGGTCTTATCTCGTATTCTCTTTTTCATACAGTTGTTTGTGCTATTGAATTGAAGAAATTGGTGCTTTTTGGGAGTTAAGGATTGCATCCATGATTTACCTTGAATCCTTTTGTTTTTGCTTAAATATATTCTAGGAAACGAAAATGGAATTTGTGCAGATTGAAGATATAATTTCACTGCTAGAGTAGTGGGAAATTATGTCACTAAGCACTTTCTGTGTTCTCTTATTTAAACCTACTAGGAAATAATGTCGATCAAATAGCCAGAATATTTTTATGCTCAAATGAATGTGTAATAAGAGCAAGCACATAGCGCATGCAATGTTTTTAACGTGGAAACAGTGCCCAGCATGTCAAGTAAAAGCCATAATACTATAGCAGTTCTCTAAAATAATCTTTGCTATGATCTAAATCAGGTATGCAAGTTCTAGCTGCTGCAGGTGATATCCATTTACTAAAACTGCAAATTATATAACACATGGCAAACAAGTAGCATCTGCAATGATGGAAA harbors:
- the LOC131008151 gene encoding uncharacterized protein LOC131008151; this translates as MYYNNDNPCDYIDNCYKVSTYLKTYSHLINPTNGKDMWPKSIMPPIIPNEVPKPKKGRRQIMRKKEPGEGSNGTKNGIVSGKVSKKGTVMHCSICGSTEHNKRYHGKQGSDATQPIPKKLPVRRNKSVGQSGGLHSISMPHTMQWMPDVSSKLENL